TTGCCTATCTGATCGGAGGAACAGATTTTTCATTTACTCCAACGTCGGTGACATTGAACTCCGTACCGGACAGATATCAGATCAAAGTTCCGGTAAATCAGTTGACGGCCGATATGATTTATAAAACATATAACGGAACTGCCGGTAAGGACGGTGCTACGATGTATTGGTACCTGCCTGAGAATATGGCCGGTACGGTAAGCGGTGAGAATGCTGTCAAGTCAGATAAGAAGAAAACGGGTAAAGGGGTGACGAATGCCACTTATATAGAACTGACCGGTCAGGCGGTGCAGTCCGGAGTGACTTATGAGAATGTCCGTTTCCGTTTTTATCCTGGCAGTAATGAGAATAATTACGATATCGAACGTAACTCTCATTATACGATGAATGTCACATTGGCGGGTATAGATATAACCGACGAACGTATCACGGTGGGTACGATTCCTCCGGTCGAGATCACTCCGGGTAATATGCCTGCGAGGGTAGGCGGTGAAAAGGAGTTACAGATCACGGCTCGTCCGGGACAGCCATGGATGATTAAATTGCCGGACTGGCTGTCGGCACAGGTAAAAGATAAAAATCTTACAGTACCCGTAAGTGGTAGTATTTCTTATCAAGGCCCTGCCCAACTACTGTTCAAGGCGGAAACAGCCAATCCCAAAGCGGAAACCCGTACTTTTTCTTTTCCTCTTACTATAACGGGTGAAGAACAAACGATAGAGATCGTACAGGACGGTTCGACTTTGGAGGCTGGCGGTTCGATTTCTCTAAGTGCCGTTTCCGGTTCGGAGGGCAGTTCTACTTTTACGGCAACGAAAGGTTTACCATGGCGTGCTGTCTTGTCGGATGGCAGTTGGTTAACTTGGGCATCAAGTAATCCGGGAACCGGTAATGATACAGCCACAGGTGAAAGCCAGAATTTGATAGTAAAAGCTACGGCGAGTAACCCGTATGCAAAGGAGCGTTCCGTCAATATAACGGTAGAAGGGGGAGAATCGATCGGAAGTGTGGATTATCATAATCTTCAAAAGAATATATCGGTTACGCAAGCTGCTTCTACGGTAACTTGTCCGGCTGAACCGGTTGTAGTAACAGCCGAAGGGGCAAATGCAGCAAATGCAGCAACTTCTTCGTTTACTGCGACCTCCGGTCTATCGTGGAAAGCGGCAGTGTCGGAAGTGAACTGGATAAGTCTGACCGGTCAAACGGAAGGCACGACTACGGCTGCACCCCAAAATGTAACGTTTACTGTCCCGGTAAATCCAAACTCCAGTGTGCGCAGTGGAGCAATAAATGTACGTGTAGGAGACGAAACCGAAGGCCCGACAGGTACGATCGCAGTGCAACAGGAAGCTTCAGTTATTGAAGTTGTTGGGCCAACTGAAAAAATAGCAAGTGCAGGAGGCAAAGTTTTCGGTATAATTACAGCCACACCAGGTTTACCGTGGACTATAAATCCCCAAACTGATAATGGCATAACAATAAATCCGACCAGTGGTTTGGGTGAAGCTACATTAGAGTTTAGTGCTCCTACCAATAATGGTAGTGCCCTTATAGGTTCATTTATCGTGACAGTGACAGACGCAAGCCCGATACGTACAGCAAATATAAGTGTGGAACAAGCATCAGCGATAACGGAACCTATCATCGGTAACATTGAGGTTCAAAAGCGCGATGCAGGCTCCGCCAGATGGTCTGGAGCTAGTGTAATCTGTACCAGCCAAGAAGGAGGATGGCGCTTACCTACGTTTGATGAGCTAATTATGATAAGAGCAAATATCGCAACATTAAAAGCTATAGAGGGTTTTGTTGATTTCGCTCAAAAAACGTGGGAGTATTATACTAGTAGTACCGTTTGCGAAGACCATACTAATCACAAAGCATTAAACATGGGTGACGGTAGCGTGAAGACCCGCGATATTGAATCATACTATATTCGCTGTGTCCGGGACAGATAGTTGTGCCCAGCTTAACTCAATGAATGATGATGGTCTGTGATCCGAGGTTTGGAGGGCAATAGAATACCCTTATGACAGAGAAAGCAGAGACTGGCCCATTGGTAAAGAGCGATCAAGCGCATTTACCAAACCACTTTCAGGTGACAGTTGACAAGTGACAGTTGACAAGTGGGCTTCGCGATCGAAGAGAGAAAGAGGTGAACCTTTATTTTATGGAGGCGGCGCTCTTTCTGTCCTGGCGGGCTTGACCCGCCATCTCATACTAATCACTGAAAAATGGTGTAGGATGAGATCCCGGGTCAAGTCCGGAATGACAGAGCTGACGTTCTGATATGGAAACACACAGATTCATTTCTGATAAAAAGCGATCTTTGACATATTGAGGGTTTGAAGAAAAATAATATGGCGGTTACAGGCTATATTGCCTTGAATTGATTACATTTGCATGTATATATATAATGTATAAATCGTATCGCCTTATGAAAGATAATTACATCCGTTTCGACTGGGCCATAAAGAGGCTTTTGCGGCAGAAAGCCAATTTCGGTGTGCTGGAAGGGCTACTTACTGTCTTGTTGGATGAAAAGGTGGAGATCATCGAACTGCTGGAAAGTGAAGGCAACCAGCAAACCTTTGACGACAAATTCAACCGGGTAGATATCAAGGCTAAAAACAGCAAAGGAGAGATCATCATCGTGGAAGTACAGAACACACGTGAACTGACCTTCCTTGAACGTATCCTCTATGGTGTGGCGAAAGCCATTACCGAGCATATCTCTTTGGGTGATAGTTATTACGAGGTGAAGAAAATTTACTCCGTAAATATTCTTTATTTCGATATCGGCAAGGGAAACGATTATCTGTATCACGGTCAAAATATCTTCACCGGTGTACATACCGGGGATCGTCTGGAGGTGAGTGTAAAGGAGAAAGATGTCCTGGTGCATAAGCTGCCGGCGGA
This is a stretch of genomic DNA from Parabacteroides chongii. It encodes these proteins:
- a CDS encoding BACON domain-containing protein, with translation MERMSEIRNVLPVSLFIWAVFHLLSGCTQTEVVDGPQLPEAGKEVQATFHLNVLANRDSQTRSIAFTADGTVDTDSIPVNPKDTVVTKATTALPDAEESGIAHLWIGQYDADGSCIFNQYFSVITGNEVDVRLKDGGGKEHHIWFVANTSDLGKIETEAVLQKHVLTYSSEEDGLPSNRLCGMVGSWSGPIDEGGVENIHVDLTRLVAKISFAYLIGGTDFSFTPTSVTLNSVPDRYQIKVPVNQLTADMIYKTYNGTAGKDGATMYWYLPENMAGTVSGENAVKSDKKKTGKGVTNATYIELTGQAVQSGVTYENVRFRFYPGSNENNYDIERNSHYTMNVTLAGIDITDERITVGTIPPVEITPGNMPARVGGEKELQITARPGQPWMIKLPDWLSAQVKDKNLTVPVSGSISYQGPAQLLFKAETANPKAETRTFSFPLTITGEEQTIEIVQDGSTLEAGGSISLSAVSGSEGSSTFTATKGLPWRAVLSDGSWLTWASSNPGTGNDTATGESQNLIVKATASNPYAKERSVNITVEGGESIGSVDYHNLQKNISVTQAASTVTCPAEPVVVTAEGANAANAATSSFTATSGLSWKAAVSEVNWISLTGQTEGTTTAAPQNVTFTVPVNPNSSVRSGAINVRVGDETEGPTGTIAVQQEASVIEVVGPTEKIASAGGKVFGIITATPGLPWTINPQTDNGITINPTSGLGEATLEFSAPTNNGSALIGSFIVTVTDASPIRTANISVEQASAITEPIIGNIEVQKRDAGSARWSGASVICTSQEGGWRLPTFDELIMIRANIATLKAIEGFVDFAQKTWEYYTSSTVCEDHTNHKALNMGDGSVKTRDIESYYIRCVRDR
- a CDS encoding Rpn family recombination-promoting nuclease/putative transposase, with translation MKDNYIRFDWAIKRLLRQKANFGVLEGLLTVLLDEKVEIIELLESEGNQQTFDDKFNRVDIKAKNSKGEIIIVEVQNTRELTFLERILYGVAKAITEHISLGDSYYEVKKIYSVNILYFDIGKGNDYLYHGQNIFTGVHTGDRLEVSVKEKDVLVHKLPAEIFPEYFLIRVNEFNQVAVTPLEEWIEYLKDGTIRADTTAPGLKEAREKLLYHNMSDEERRAYDEHLSDIMIQNDALDGAKLEGRMEERYGIAANMKKLGLDIRLISQATGLTSEEIAKL